From the Paraburkholderia sp. PREW-6R genome, one window contains:
- a CDS encoding dihydroorotase — MKIHIEGGTLIDPAAGTEQKQDIFIAAGKIAAIGTAPADFHAEKTLDAKGLFVAPGLVDLSARLREPGYEHKATLESEMAAALAGGVTSLVCPPDTDPTLDEPGLVEMLKFRARNLNQAHVYPLGALTVGLKGQVITEMVELTEAGCIGFSQADVPVVDTQVLMRALQYAKTYGFTVWLRPVDAYLGKGGVAASGALASRLGLSRVPVSAETIALHTIFELVRVTGARVHLSHVSSAAGIELMRAAKAEGLPVSCDVTVNHVHLIDLDIGYFDAQFRLDPPLRQQRDREAIRAGLADGTIDAICSDHTPVDDDEKLLPFAEATPGATGLELFLSLTVKWADEARMPLASALNRITTSPANVLNLDGAGRIAVGGVADLCVFDRNVHWRVEPRALKSQGHNTPFLGYELPARVRATIVSGHLAFEQR; from the coding sequence ATGAAGATTCATATTGAAGGCGGCACGCTGATCGACCCGGCAGCGGGTACCGAACAGAAGCAGGACATTTTTATCGCGGCGGGCAAGATCGCCGCCATCGGCACCGCGCCCGCTGACTTCCACGCGGAAAAAACGCTCGACGCGAAAGGGCTGTTCGTCGCGCCCGGTCTGGTCGATCTGTCCGCGCGTCTGCGTGAGCCGGGCTACGAACATAAGGCCACGCTCGAATCGGAAATGGCCGCGGCGCTCGCGGGTGGCGTGACGAGTCTCGTATGCCCGCCCGACACCGATCCGACGCTCGACGAACCCGGCCTCGTCGAGATGCTCAAGTTCCGCGCGCGCAATCTGAACCAGGCGCATGTCTATCCGCTCGGCGCGTTGACCGTCGGTCTGAAAGGCCAGGTCATCACCGAAATGGTCGAGCTGACCGAAGCAGGGTGCATCGGCTTTTCGCAGGCGGATGTGCCGGTGGTCGACACGCAGGTCCTGATGCGCGCGTTGCAGTACGCGAAGACGTATGGTTTTACCGTGTGGCTGCGTCCCGTGGACGCGTATCTCGGCAAAGGCGGCGTGGCCGCGAGTGGCGCGCTGGCGTCGCGGCTCGGGCTGTCGCGCGTGCCGGTGTCGGCGGAAACCATCGCGCTGCATACGATTTTCGAACTGGTCCGCGTGACCGGCGCGCGCGTGCACCTGTCGCATGTGTCGTCGGCGGCGGGCATCGAGTTGATGCGGGCGGCCAAGGCCGAGGGCTTGCCGGTCTCCTGCGACGTCACCGTGAACCACGTGCATCTGATCGACCTCGACATCGGCTATTTCGACGCGCAGTTCCGGCTCGATCCGCCGCTGCGTCAACAGCGCGATCGCGAAGCGATTCGCGCGGGCCTCGCCGACGGCACCATCGACGCGATCTGTTCCGACCACACGCCGGTGGACGACGACGAAAAGCTGCTGCCGTTCGCCGAAGCCACGCCGGGCGCAACGGGGCTCGAACTGTTTCTGTCGTTGACGGTGAAATGGGCCGACGAAGCGCGCATGCCGCTCGCGAGCGCGTTGAACCGCATCACCACGTCGCCGGCCAATGTGCTGAACCTGGACGGAGCAGGTCGCATTGCGGTGGGCGGCGTCGCCGATCTCTGCGTGTTCGATCGCAACGTGCATTGGCGTGTCGAGCCGCGCGCGCTGAAGAGCCAGGGGCACAACACGCCGTTCCTCGGCTACGAGCTGCCGGCGCGGGTGCGGGCGACCATCGTGTCCGGTCATCTCGCGTTCGAACAGCGCTAA